The Nitrospira sp. genome window below encodes:
- a CDS encoding rhomboid family intramembrane serine protease, which produces MIPLYDDNPTQGTPIVTMILIGICIVVFLYQVNLPPQAAELFAFQYGAIPAIVFSQASLPEEAVAIPAALTLMTSMFLHGSWMHLLGNMLYLWIFGNNIEDVMGHAKFVVFYVLSGILAALSHALTDPSSQIPMVGASGAISAVLGAYILLFPHAHVLVLLPVIGMIRVAAGIVLGMWFITQLISGGMSVGATGGGVAFFAHIGGFIAGMALIGLFKRKEVRFFAPGRSPWSS; this is translated from the coding sequence GTGATTCCACTCTACGACGATAATCCTACTCAAGGGACCCCCATCGTCACGATGATCCTCATCGGGATCTGTATCGTTGTATTTCTCTATCAGGTGAATCTCCCTCCGCAGGCTGCGGAGCTCTTCGCATTTCAATACGGTGCCATCCCTGCCATTGTCTTCAGCCAGGCTTCGCTTCCTGAGGAAGCGGTCGCGATTCCGGCCGCCCTCACCCTGATGACCAGCATGTTTCTTCACGGAAGCTGGATGCATCTACTCGGAAATATGCTCTACCTTTGGATATTCGGGAACAACATAGAAGATGTGATGGGTCACGCGAAGTTCGTCGTCTTCTATGTGTTATCCGGCATCCTGGCCGCTCTAAGCCATGCCTTGACCGATCCTTCCTCCCAAATCCCGATGGTTGGAGCTAGCGGAGCCATCTCGGCTGTACTCGGCGCTTACATACTGCTATTTCCACACGCTCACGTGTTGGTCTTGTTGCCGGTGATCGGAATGATCCGAGTTGCGGCGGGCATCGTCCTCGGCATGTGGTTCATCACACAGCTGATCAGCGGAGGGATGAGCGTAGGAGCCACTGGAGGTGGCGTTGCCTTTTTCGCTCACATCGGTGGATTCATCGCCGGCATGGCGCTGATCGGTCTCTTCAAACGGAAAGAAGTGCGATTTTTCGCCCCGGGCCGTTCGCCGTGGAGTTCATGA
- a CDS encoding TolC family protein, translating to MGERAIVEALADRVPGEVWKSADGSWYERLQTAWPRLIRHNKEHPSMVPLLLVMLILLPVTTGAEPVLDSSALKAQSARTAPLTISEVLARIELTHPLLRATGVERMQARAKILKALGAWEPTFKNTTEAARYQSWNFLSTLNENTGGFNDSKLEVGHPWGFRVVGGIRNGFGDLNTMAVHAVIPDALMFYPQQQAIFGGSFHLLRGLMVNEENAEFQKAELAGPKAEIAVAQARQDLYLAGAVQYWDWQVAVKQAEVQKRVLAVAEERLIQVQGLAKGGQAAPLDVIEVNKEVQVRREAAIAAQRKVEYEQYKLSLFLWENGEPVTPRPEWAPEFQGETPLPTKDEVAAYKVEAKEDRPEVRDLYIDAKLNNIDLKLAKNYLLPKFDVEGGRMLAAADWVVGIGYGIESRLAMPLFQREGRGKVLYAEADQQQLVLKQVYTEQQVSIDVDNWLSAQVRARDRVKAATEALRLAKTLEEGERTRFNMGATTVLFVNVRERNVVNTAYQLYRAQADYAVARGGMLWARGLLSKPWPESELAKYGNPLTAAGMHGYKQPGRE from the coding sequence GTGGGCGAGAGGGCTATTGTCGAAGCCCTGGCCGACCGAGTCCCTGGCGAAGTATGGAAATCCGCTGACGGCAGCTGGTATGAACGGCTTCAAACAGCCTGGCCGCGATTAATCCGGCACAACAAGGAGCATCCTTCGATGGTCCCTCTATTACTCGTGATGCTGATCTTGCTTCCCGTGACGACAGGGGCGGAGCCGGTGCTCGATTCAAGTGCGTTGAAAGCGCAGTCCGCCCGCACCGCTCCCCTGACCATCAGTGAAGTGCTGGCTCGTATTGAGTTGACGCATCCGCTGCTTCGGGCGACCGGGGTTGAACGGATGCAGGCCAGGGCGAAGATCTTGAAGGCGCTCGGGGCCTGGGAACCGACGTTCAAAAACACGACAGAGGCCGCTCGTTATCAGAGTTGGAATTTCCTGAGCACCCTGAATGAGAATACAGGAGGATTTAACGACAGCAAGCTCGAGGTCGGGCACCCCTGGGGCTTCCGGGTCGTCGGCGGAATCCGCAACGGCTTTGGGGATCTCAACACGATGGCCGTCCATGCGGTCATCCCTGATGCCCTGATGTTCTATCCTCAGCAGCAAGCGATCTTCGGTGGGTCGTTCCATCTGCTGCGAGGCCTCATGGTCAACGAGGAGAACGCCGAGTTTCAAAAGGCCGAACTCGCCGGGCCGAAGGCGGAGATCGCGGTGGCGCAGGCAAGGCAAGACCTCTATCTCGCCGGCGCCGTCCAATATTGGGATTGGCAAGTGGCGGTGAAACAGGCAGAAGTGCAGAAGCGGGTATTGGCCGTTGCGGAAGAACGCCTCATTCAGGTGCAAGGGCTGGCCAAAGGTGGGCAGGCGGCGCCGCTCGATGTGATCGAGGTGAACAAAGAGGTTCAGGTTCGAAGAGAGGCAGCCATCGCCGCCCAGCGGAAGGTGGAGTATGAGCAGTATAAACTGTCCCTCTTTCTCTGGGAGAACGGCGAGCCGGTGACGCCGCGACCGGAATGGGCGCCGGAATTCCAGGGCGAAACGCCGCTCCCGACCAAGGACGAGGTCGCGGCCTATAAAGTCGAGGCGAAAGAAGATCGGCCGGAAGTGCGGGACCTCTACATCGACGCCAAGCTGAACAATATCGACCTCAAGCTCGCCAAGAACTACCTGCTCCCAAAGTTTGATGTCGAGGGGGGACGAATGCTGGCGGCCGCGGACTGGGTTGTGGGAATCGGGTATGGGATCGAATCGCGGTTAGCGATGCCGCTGTTCCAGCGGGAAGGGCGTGGGAAGGTCCTGTACGCGGAAGCGGACCAGCAACAGTTGGTGTTGAAACAGGTGTATACCGAGCAACAAGTCAGCATCGACGTGGACAACTGGCTCTCGGCCCAAGTGCGGGCCAGAGACCGAGTGAAGGCGGCGACCGAAGCGCTGCGGTTGGCTAAGACGCTGGAGGAGGGCGAACGGACCCGCTTCAATATGGGCGCGACCACCGTGCTCTTCGTCAATGTGCGCGAGCGAAATGTCGTGAATACAGCCTACCAACTCTACCGGGCCCAGGCCGACTACGCCGTGGCGCGTGGAGGGATGCTCTGGGCGAGGGGACTATTGTCGAAGCCCTGGCCTGAAAGCGAGTTGGCCAAGTACGGGAACCCGCTGACGGCGGCGGGGATGCATGGGTACAAACAACCGGGACGTGAATAA
- a CDS encoding 5-(carboxyamino)imidazole ribonucleotide synthase → MTERILEPGATLGVLGGGQLGAMFAATAHRMGYRVAVWDPDADAPAHRIATYSFPAPFTDHGVRDQFASIADAVTLEWENVPAELCGWLEQRCPMRPSGAVLGILQDRIEQKQYLSSRHLPVPTFAVVESVPQLSSAIDRLGLPAVCKTAKSGYDGKGQWVLRDTSDTREVEQLLETTKPGHRWILEQFIDYVTELSVLVVRSESGSCCVYPVAENRHEQGILRETCVPASIPPDVAEKATELSRQAVAALQGVGVFCVELFHAKDGLLLINEIAPRPHNSGHYTLDVCTVSQFEQQVRVTCGLPLGETRLLSPAVMVNLIGEDVQSVTTSQGSYALHSTAGAVLHLYGKRMIRPGRKMGHVTFTAPQAPAAVESAHRFINRVLKPA, encoded by the coding sequence GTGACCGAGCGAATTCTTGAGCCTGGCGCCACTCTGGGAGTATTGGGCGGTGGACAATTGGGGGCCATGTTCGCCGCGACTGCTCACCGCATGGGTTACCGAGTAGCTGTCTGGGATCCAGATGCCGACGCGCCCGCTCATCGAATTGCTACTTACTCATTTCCGGCGCCATTCACGGATCATGGCGTCCGCGACCAATTCGCCAGCATCGCAGACGCAGTTACGCTCGAATGGGAAAATGTGCCAGCGGAGCTCTGCGGATGGCTGGAACAGCGTTGTCCGATGCGACCTTCCGGTGCGGTTCTCGGGATCCTGCAGGACCGGATTGAACAGAAACAATACTTGTCGTCACGACACCTCCCTGTTCCCACTTTCGCCGTCGTCGAATCGGTACCTCAACTGAGCTCAGCCATCGATCGACTCGGGCTACCAGCTGTCTGCAAAACAGCGAAAAGTGGCTACGATGGAAAAGGTCAGTGGGTACTCCGAGACACTTCTGATACAAGAGAAGTGGAACAACTATTGGAGACCACCAAGCCGGGTCATCGGTGGATTCTTGAACAGTTCATCGACTATGTCACCGAACTCTCCGTTCTCGTAGTGCGAAGCGAGAGTGGATCCTGCTGTGTGTACCCAGTGGCCGAGAATCGGCATGAGCAGGGCATCTTACGGGAAACCTGCGTGCCTGCTTCCATTCCTCCCGACGTCGCTGAAAAAGCGACCGAACTTTCAAGACAAGCAGTAGCTGCGTTACAGGGCGTCGGTGTCTTCTGCGTAGAACTCTTTCATGCTAAAGATGGTTTGCTCCTGATTAACGAGATTGCACCCCGACCTCATAACTCGGGTCACTATACACTGGACGTCTGCACGGTATCCCAATTCGAACAGCAGGTACGAGTGACTTGTGGACTCCCATTGGGAGAAACCAGGCTCTTAAGCCCCGCGGTCATGGTGAATCTCATCGGAGAAGACGTCCAATCCGTTACAACCAGCCAAGGGTCCTACGCACTCCATTCGACGGCAGGGGCAGTGCTTCATCTGTACGGCAAGCGGATGATTCGTCCTGGGCGAAAAATGGGACATGTAACATTTACCGCTCCCCAAGCCCCGGCAGCGGTAGAATCGGCTCACAGATTCATCAATCGCGTTCTAAAGCCTGCCTAA
- a CDS encoding ATP-binding cassette domain-containing protein: MKEPQGESYQGLFEALMKQLSVAIRAEKKIMSLIFSYALAVGFFSLIIPLTVQELVSTFSYAVQPVMIWTLTGIMLSVLLFVGLFKTFHFYAVDVLQRRLFARVAVAMVEQLPRNRFKGARQELSNYFIETVFMQRALSTMLIDLMNVVVGGSVGMVVLIVYHPYFLVYNLLLMAGFGITFFVLSRGALKTTLAMSHAKYDVFNWIQDVSRNALQLKATDSRPFLIQKTNDLVTQYVETRKARFVVLVRQYIGSVTGQAVAQSGALALSAWLMASGQLTLGQLVAVQAVVGALILNFDSLIKNMGYVYYFFTSLKHLDEVFSQEQDYVAPESAVALPKHLTQGVRITCKSVSLIHGGVSVFDGFNLEVAPGEKLGIYARTTGAKTALARVLGGLENPTNGVVQYNGVDLRYIEPNAINQTRSVMIDSQLSLIKGTIEENIVMGRSYVTYDDLNWALRFTELEEDVEGLPRGVKSEISSLGESLSPTHIVQILLARAILGHPQVLIFDGLIHSLEPSLRERVLRRLCSKDEAWSVIFVSTDPNLTDHADRRIMLHHAHA, encoded by the coding sequence ATGAAAGAACCTCAGGGCGAAAGTTATCAAGGCCTGTTCGAGGCGCTGATGAAGCAGCTGTCCGTGGCGATACGGGCTGAGAAAAAAATCATGAGTCTGATTTTTTCTTATGCCCTAGCCGTTGGGTTCTTTTCTCTTATCATCCCGTTGACCGTGCAGGAGTTGGTCAGCACCTTTTCCTACGCCGTTCAGCCGGTCATGATCTGGACCCTGACCGGCATTATGCTCTCAGTGCTGTTGTTTGTCGGCCTGTTCAAGACCTTTCATTTCTACGCGGTGGACGTCTTGCAACGCCGGCTCTTTGCAAGGGTCGCGGTCGCGATGGTTGAGCAGCTTCCTCGGAATCGATTTAAAGGGGCGCGGCAGGAGCTGTCGAACTACTTTATCGAAACGGTCTTTATGCAACGGGCCTTGTCCACCATGCTCATCGACCTGATGAACGTCGTGGTGGGTGGCTCGGTCGGCATGGTCGTGCTGATCGTCTACCATCCCTATTTTCTCGTGTACAACCTTCTGCTCATGGCCGGGTTCGGGATCACGTTTTTCGTGCTCTCTCGTGGTGCACTGAAGACGACGCTCGCCATGTCTCATGCGAAGTACGATGTCTTCAATTGGATCCAAGATGTTTCGCGGAATGCCTTGCAGCTGAAGGCCACCGACAGCCGCCCATTTCTCATCCAGAAAACGAATGACCTTGTCACCCAGTATGTCGAAACTCGAAAAGCCCGATTTGTTGTTCTCGTGCGGCAATATATTGGTTCGGTGACGGGCCAAGCAGTTGCACAATCTGGTGCGCTCGCCCTCTCAGCCTGGCTCATGGCATCGGGGCAGTTGACGCTAGGACAATTGGTGGCTGTTCAGGCGGTCGTCGGCGCACTCATTCTCAATTTCGATTCCCTCATCAAGAACATGGGCTATGTGTACTATTTCTTTACGTCGCTGAAACACCTCGATGAGGTCTTTAGCCAAGAGCAAGATTACGTCGCACCCGAATCCGCAGTGGCACTGCCCAAGCATTTGACGCAAGGGGTCCGCATCACCTGCAAAAGCGTGAGTTTGATTCACGGGGGAGTGTCCGTATTCGATGGATTCAACCTGGAAGTAGCACCAGGCGAAAAGCTCGGTATCTATGCGCGAACCACGGGAGCCAAAACTGCTTTGGCCAGAGTGTTGGGCGGCCTTGAAAATCCGACCAATGGTGTCGTTCAGTACAATGGCGTTGATCTTCGGTACATCGAACCTAATGCCATCAATCAGACCCGCAGTGTCATGATCGACTCTCAGTTGTCGCTGATCAAGGGAACGATAGAAGAAAATATCGTCATGGGACGATCCTATGTCACCTATGATGACCTCAACTGGGCCCTCCGGTTCACCGAACTTGAGGAAGATGTCGAGGGCTTGCCACGTGGCGTGAAGTCCGAGATCTCCTCGCTGGGAGAATCCCTTTCTCCGACCCACATTGTGCAGATTCTCCTGGCCAGGGCGATTCTAGGGCATCCGCAAGTTCTCATATTTGACGGCTTGATTCACTCGCTTGAGCCATCGTTGCGCGAGCGTGTGCTGCGTCGGCTCTGCTCGAAAGATGAAGCATGGTCTGTGATCTTTGTGTCGACGGATCCCAATCTTACGGATCATGCCGATCGTCGCATTATGCTGCATCATGCCCATGCGTAA
- a CDS encoding TolC family protein: MGTNNRDVNNPATKEHPSVILLLLFSLMIVPATAVAEPHAVSSPSAESVRTASLTIEEVFARIELNHPLLRATGLERAQARARLVKALGAWEPKVRNELEYDRYQTYNLTNVAGAPNVLSAGYNDTFLKVAHPWGWELYGGLRNGFGDRSTIGGFNGIPPQHVPGSPGVAIPQDMQGFTTMQVLMIGGAINLMRGFMVNEAYAEFQQAELAGPQAEVKVAQKRQDLYLASAVQYWDWQVAVRQAEMVKRALAVAEERYGMVEGKSKAGAVAPIDVVEAREEVQRRREAAIAAQRKVEYEQYKLALFLWENDGPVTPRSEWAPEFQGETPLPSEEDVAAFKVAAAEDRPEVRDLYIEAKLNNIELKLAKNSLLPKLTIEGGPVTGAIYWIGGFSYRMGALLSMPLFNRGARGRVRHAEAEQERLIWKQAYTERQVQIEVDNWLSAIVRARDRVKASTESLRLAKTLEEGERARFNMGATSVLFVNLRERAVVQAAYELYRAQADYAVARGGMLWARGALSRPLADDVLAKYGNPLSSSGSAGRKMPGRD, translated from the coding sequence ATGGGTACAAACAACCGGGACGTGAATAATCCAGCAACAAAGGAGCATCCTTCCGTGATCCTTCTCTTGCTGTTCTCGTTGATGATTGTGCCGGCGACCGCAGTGGCGGAACCCCACGCGGTGAGCTCACCAAGCGCTGAGTCTGTGCGGACCGCCTCCCTGACCATTGAAGAGGTGTTTGCCCGGATTGAGTTGAACCATCCTCTGCTCCGCGCAACCGGACTGGAGCGGGCGCAGGCTCGGGCGAGACTCGTGAAAGCGTTGGGTGCATGGGAGCCGAAGGTTCGGAACGAGCTCGAGTACGACCGCTATCAAACGTATAATTTGACGAACGTGGCTGGTGCGCCGAATGTATTGAGTGCCGGCTATAACGATACCTTTCTCAAAGTCGCGCACCCTTGGGGCTGGGAGCTCTACGGCGGTCTCCGTAACGGCTTTGGGGATAGATCGACGATCGGTGGCTTCAACGGCATCCCACCACAACATGTGCCAGGCAGCCCCGGGGTGGCGATCCCTCAAGACATGCAAGGTTTCACGACGATGCAAGTGCTCATGATCGGCGGAGCGATTAATCTCATGCGGGGATTCATGGTCAACGAAGCGTACGCGGAGTTCCAGCAGGCGGAGCTCGCCGGGCCGCAAGCCGAGGTGAAGGTGGCCCAGAAACGGCAAGATCTCTATCTCGCCTCTGCCGTGCAATACTGGGATTGGCAGGTGGCTGTCAGACAGGCCGAGATGGTGAAGCGTGCGCTGGCCGTCGCGGAAGAACGCTATGGCATGGTGGAGGGGAAATCCAAAGCCGGGGCGGTCGCTCCGATCGACGTGGTCGAAGCCCGAGAGGAAGTTCAGCGGCGTCGAGAGGCTGCCATTGCCGCGCAACGGAAGGTCGAGTATGAACAATATAAGCTTGCGCTGTTTCTCTGGGAAAACGACGGACCGGTGACGCCGAGATCCGAATGGGCCCCGGAATTTCAGGGGGAAACGCCCTTGCCGAGTGAAGAGGATGTGGCGGCCTTCAAGGTGGCAGCAGCGGAGGATCGTCCGGAAGTGCGCGATCTTTACATTGAAGCCAAATTGAACAATATCGAACTGAAACTGGCGAAGAATAGTCTGCTCCCAAAGCTCACGATTGAGGGGGGGCCGGTGACGGGCGCTATCTATTGGATTGGAGGGTTCTCCTACCGGATGGGTGCTCTCCTCAGTATGCCGTTGTTCAATCGGGGTGCCAGAGGGAGGGTTCGTCACGCAGAAGCTGAACAGGAACGGTTGATCTGGAAACAAGCTTACACCGAGCGTCAGGTTCAGATCGAAGTCGATAACTGGCTTTCTGCAATCGTGCGAGCCCGGGATCGGGTGAAAGCCTCGACCGAATCACTCCGATTGGCCAAGACATTGGAAGAGGGTGAACGAGCCCGATTCAATATGGGAGCGACGAGTGTGCTGTTCGTCAACCTGCGCGAGCGCGCCGTCGTCCAAGCGGCCTATGAGCTCTACCGCGCTCAGGCGGATTACGCCGTGGCTCGTGGAGGAATGCTGTGGGCCAGAGGGGCACTGTCAAGACCGTTGGCCGACGACGTGCTGGCTAAATACGGCAACCCCTTGTCTTCGTCCGGATCTGCTGGCCGCAAAATGCCGGGACGCGATTAG
- the purE gene encoding 5-(carboxyamino)imidazole ribonucleotide mutase, giving the protein MTRIRRGTNRSRERASREVASRRPLVGILGGSKSDFPVLEKSGAILDELDIPYELLVVSAHRTPDRLFEYATSAHDRSIEVIIAGAGGAAHLPGMVASKTHLPVIGVPIPTEHLRGLDSLLSIVQMPRGIPVATVAIGGGENAGLLAGQILSGRHPEIAERIKRYRMAQTETVLNSIEAKGRR; this is encoded by the coding sequence ATGACCAGAATACGGCGCGGGACAAACCGGTCACGGGAGAGGGCAAGCAGAGAAGTTGCGAGCCGTAGGCCCCTTGTGGGGATCCTGGGGGGCAGTAAATCAGATTTCCCCGTCCTGGAAAAATCCGGGGCAATTTTGGACGAACTCGATATTCCTTATGAACTACTCGTCGTTTCTGCTCACCGGACGCCGGACCGCCTCTTCGAGTACGCCACAAGTGCTCATGACCGAAGCATCGAAGTTATCATCGCGGGAGCTGGAGGAGCGGCTCACCTTCCCGGCATGGTGGCTTCGAAGACCCACCTCCCCGTGATCGGTGTGCCGATTCCCACCGAACACCTGCGTGGCCTCGATTCCTTATTGTCAATCGTCCAGATGCCAAGAGGCATTCCAGTTGCAACCGTGGCGATTGGGGGCGGCGAAAATGCAGGGCTGCTCGCTGGGCAAATTCTCTCAGGACGTCACCCGGAAATTGCTGAGCGCATCAAAAGGTATCGGATGGCACAAACGGAGACCGTTCTCAATTCTATCGAGGCCAAGGGCAGGAGATGA
- a CDS encoding TolC family protein: MIALVLAIVTLLPMTALAEPVIDSRAMQALSTRTAPLTIDEVLARIELTHPLLRAMGAERAKARAKILKALGAWEPTFKNRMQMQRYQTWNLTTAPDIQDGETAGFIDTILEVGHPWGFTVSSGLRSGVGNRRNDNVISFPPEMLAFYHNQHFYFAGSFHLLRGLMVNEENAQFQQAELAGPQAEIKVGQKRQDLYLAGAVQYWDWQVAVKQAEVVKRALAVAEERVVQVEGLAKGGKLAPLDVIEVDQEVQRRREAAIAAQRKVEYEQYKLSLFLWENGEPVTPRPEWAPEFQGETPLPTKDQVATYKVEAKEDRPEVRELYIDAKLNNIDLKLAKNKLLPSLDLEGGPTPGAADWIVGIGYRAGLHAEMPLFQREGRGKVMAAEVQQQQLALKQRYAEQQVSLDVDNWLSAQVRARDRVTAATEALRLAKTLEEGERTRFNMGLTTVLFVNLRERNVVELAYQLYRAQADYTVSKGGMLWARGLLSKPWPTESLAKYGNPLTAAGMNGFKQPGRD, translated from the coding sequence ATGATCGCTCTGGTGTTGGCCATTGTGACTCTCCTGCCAATGACCGCACTGGCGGAACCGGTGATCGACTCGCGTGCGATGCAGGCTCTGTCGACCCGCACCGCTCCCCTGACCATCGATGAAGTGCTGGCTCGCATCGAGTTGACGCATCCGTTGCTTCGGGCGATGGGAGCCGAGCGAGCAAAGGCCCGGGCGAAGATCCTGAAGGCGCTCGGGGCCTGGGAACCGACGTTCAAGAACAGAATGCAGATGCAACGTTATCAAACGTGGAATCTCACGACGGCTCCCGACATACAGGACGGAGAAACGGCGGGATTTATCGACACCATTCTCGAGGTCGGGCATCCCTGGGGCTTCACGGTCAGTAGCGGACTCCGCAGCGGCGTCGGGAATCGCCGCAATGACAACGTCATTTCTTTTCCCCCTGAGATGCTGGCCTTCTACCATAATCAGCACTTCTACTTCGCCGGGTCGTTCCATCTGCTGCGAGGCCTCATGGTCAATGAAGAGAACGCCCAGTTTCAACAGGCCGAGCTCGCGGGGCCGCAAGCGGAGATCAAGGTGGGGCAGAAGCGACAAGATCTCTACCTGGCCGGGGCCGTGCAGTACTGGGATTGGCAGGTCGCCGTCAAGCAGGCAGAGGTCGTGAAGCGCGCCTTGGCCGTTGCCGAAGAGCGCGTGGTCCAGGTCGAAGGGTTGGCCAAGGGCGGAAAGCTCGCGCCGCTCGATGTGATCGAGGTGGACCAAGAGGTTCAGCGTCGACGAGAGGCAGCCATCGCTGCCCAGCGGAAGGTGGAGTATGAGCAGTATAAACTGTCCCTCTTTCTCTGGGAGAACGGCGAGCCGGTGACGCCGCGACCGGAATGGGCGCCGGAATTCCAGGGCGAAACGCCGCTCCCAACCAAGGACCAGGTCGCGACCTATAAAGTCGAGGCGAAAGAAGATCGGCCGGAAGTGCGGGAGCTCTACATCGACGCCAAGCTGAACAATATCGACCTCAAGCTCGCCAAGAACAAACTGCTCCCGTCGTTGGATCTCGAAGGGGGACCGACCCCTGGCGCCGCGGACTGGATTGTGGGAATCGGGTATCGGGCTGGCCTCCATGCTGAGATGCCGCTGTTCCAGCGGGAAGGGCGTGGGAAGGTCATGGCCGCGGAGGTGCAACAGCAACAACTGGCGTTGAAACAGCGTTATGCAGAACAACAAGTCAGCTTGGACGTGGATAACTGGCTCTCGGCCCAAGTGCGGGCCAGAGACCGGGTGACGGCGGCGACGGAGGCCCTGCGGTTGGCCAAGACGCTGGAGGAGGGCGAACGGACTCGCTTCAATATGGGCTTGACCACCGTCCTCTTTGTGAACCTCCGTGAGCGCAACGTGGTGGAATTGGCGTACCAGCTGTACCGAGCCCAGGCAGACTATACGGTGTCCAAGGGAGGAATGCTGTGGGCGAGAGGGCTATTGTCGAAGCCCTGGCCGACCGAGTCCCTGGCGAAGTATGGAAATCCGCTGACGGCAGCTGGTATGAACGGCTTCAAACAGCCTGGCCGCGATTAA
- a CDS encoding ABC transporter permease: protein MASLGGGVEGSGERALVKRGVGLEAITIEQGPTLAKLPCWEAVQIPGGMFTASRAILTILLLFLIVLEFVPWTQTISATGRVSAYTPYDRPQKIESRITGRVKAWHIFEGVKVKKGELIGELEDYDPTFMAPEILPLFEQRKVAQEQTRQAALARADQLNKRIAEMKKLVQAAVPSAEARVVEADNKVREAQQKVEQLKIDVVTAQLNVDRHRQLVRDGLVSQRELELTIQTEISTKAGLQAAQAGLLAAEQSRSALSFGRDQVTADVHQRLMEAIAQRDNAVAEAAKATEALADIQYRQQGVQQRIEAARLIAPMDGTVVKMARVGVNETVRQGDNLVTISPLASDPAIEMVAEGLDSPLLKPGRKVRILFFGVPAIPLPAWPSLMAGTRGGVIKVVDQIDDGKGNYRFWVVPDPDDPQPWPEQTQVRQGTKVLGWVIMHRVPLWYELWRRFNFFPPDYLERSPSVFEMFAPKLAAPGGK from the coding sequence ATGGCTAGCCTAGGTGGCGGTGTCGAAGGCAGCGGGGAACGTGCGTTGGTCAAGCGAGGGGTGGGTTTGGAAGCGATCACCATCGAACAAGGCCCCACATTGGCCAAGTTGCCATGCTGGGAAGCGGTACAGATTCCAGGAGGAATGTTCACGGCATCTCGTGCAATTCTGACAATCCTCCTGCTTTTTTTGATCGTCCTTGAGTTCGTCCCATGGACACAGACCATCTCTGCGACTGGGAGAGTTTCTGCTTATACTCCCTACGACCGACCGCAGAAGATCGAGTCCCGGATTACGGGCCGTGTCAAGGCGTGGCATATTTTTGAAGGCGTGAAGGTGAAGAAAGGCGAGCTCATCGGCGAACTCGAGGACTATGACCCGACCTTTATGGCCCCTGAGATCCTTCCTCTCTTCGAACAGCGTAAGGTAGCCCAGGAACAAACGCGCCAAGCGGCCTTGGCGAGGGCGGATCAGCTCAACAAGAGAATTGCAGAGATGAAGAAGCTGGTGCAGGCCGCCGTCCCCTCGGCCGAGGCCAGAGTGGTGGAAGCTGACAACAAAGTGCGAGAGGCGCAACAGAAGGTCGAACAGCTAAAGATCGACGTGGTCACAGCGCAACTCAATGTCGACCGGCATCGGCAACTCGTCAGGGACGGGCTGGTTTCACAACGAGAACTTGAGTTAACAATTCAGACGGAAATCAGCACAAAAGCAGGATTGCAAGCAGCACAGGCCGGTTTGTTGGCGGCTGAGCAGTCTCGGTCTGCCTTAAGCTTCGGACGTGATCAAGTCACGGCGGATGTGCATCAACGACTCATGGAGGCCATCGCACAGCGCGATAATGCGGTCGCGGAAGCTGCCAAAGCGACGGAGGCGTTGGCGGATATTCAGTACCGGCAACAGGGGGTCCAACAACGGATCGAGGCGGCCCGTCTCATCGCTCCGATGGACGGAACCGTGGTCAAAATGGCTAGGGTCGGTGTCAACGAGACTGTCAGACAGGGAGACAATTTGGTCACTATTTCTCCTCTCGCCAGCGATCCAGCCATCGAAATGGTAGCCGAAGGGTTGGATTCTCCGCTTTTGAAACCTGGACGGAAGGTTCGAATCTTGTTTTTTGGGGTGCCGGCCATCCCATTGCCTGCCTGGCCTTCATTGATGGCGGGCACTCGTGGGGGGGTCATCAAGGTGGTTGACCAGATCGACGATGGAAAGGGAAATTATCGGTTCTGGGTCGTTCCTGACCCGGATGATCCTCAACCATGGCCTGAGCAGACTCAGGTGAGGCAGGGCACAAAAGTATTGGGTTGGGTGATAATGCATCGCGTCCCTCTGTGGTACGAACTGTGGCGGCGCTTTAACTTCTTCCCGCCGGACTATCTTGAGCGGTCTCCGAGTGTCTTTGAGATGTTTGCGCCCAAGCTGGCGGCTCCGGGCGGTAAATAG